The Tistrella bauzanensis region GCCCGCCACGGCCCAGCCGCCCGCCGCCGCCCACTCGCCCGCCGCCAGCTAGGAGGACCGGATGAAGACGCGCTATTCCTTCGGAGGTGACGAGCACATTTTCGTCGAAATGGACGAGGAAATGTCGCTCGACGCCTTCTTCAAGGCCCTCACCATGAGCAAGGCGGTCCGTGCCGCCGACATCGACGGTGTCACCGAGGTCTGCCCCGCCAATGCGAGCTTCCAGGTGAAGTTCGATCCCGACCGGATCAGCCCGGAGGAGATGCTGGCGCGGCTGAAGGCGTTTGAGGACGAAGCCGGGACCGCGACCAAACGGCTCGACACCAGGATCATCGAGATCCCGGTCTATTATCAGGATCCCTGGACCCACGAGACCCTGATGCGCTTCCGCGAGCGCCATCAGGATCCAAGCGGCACCGATCTGGATTATGCCGCCCGCATCAACGGTTTCGACAGCGCCGCCGAGTTCATCACCGCCCATCATTCGGCGCCCTGGTTCGTGTCGATGGTCGGTTTCGTCGCCGGGCTGCCCTTCCTGTACCAGCTGGTCGACCGCGACCGGCAGTTGCAGGTGCCGAAATATCTGCGGCCGCGCACCGATACCCCCAAGCACACGGTCGGCTATGGCGGCTGCTTCTCGTGCATCTATTCGGTGCGGGGTGCCGGCGGCTATCAGATGTTCGGCATCACCCCGATGCCGATCTACGACCCGGAACAGTCGGTGTCGTATCTGAAGGACTTCATGGTGTTCTTCCGCCCCGGCGACATCGTGAAGTGGAAACCGATCGACCGGGCCGAATTCGACCGGATCACCGCCGAGGTCGCGGCCAACCGCTACAGCCCCCGCATCCGCGAGGTCTCGTTCGATCTCGACGATTTCAAAGCGGATATCGACGGCACCAATGCGCGGCTGATGGAGGCTCTCCATGGCGATTAAGGTTCTCAACCCCGGCCTTGCCACCACCGTGCAGGACCAGGGCCGCCCCGGCTATTTCCATCTGGGGATTCCGGTATCGGGGGCGATGGACAGCTATGCGCTGACCGCCGCCAACCTGCTGGTCGGCAATCCGGCGACCGCCGCCGGGCTGGAGGCGGTGTTCCTGGGGCCGCAACTGGAATTCCAGCGCGACGCGACTGTTGCGATCACCGGCGCCGATCTGCCGCCGAAACTGGATGGCGAGCCCCGCCCCGGCTGGACCGCCTTCAAGGTGCGGGCCGGTCAGGTGCTGTCCTTCGACTATCTGAAATCCGGTGCCCGCGCCTATATCGCGGTCTCGGGCGGCATCGATACACCCCTGGCCCTGGGCAGCCGGTCGACCTATGCCCTCGGTGCTCTGGGCGGCATGCATGGCCGCGCGATCGCCGCCGGCGACCTGCTGCCGATGGGTGATGGCCCCGGTGCCGATGACGGCCGCAGCGTGGCGCCCACCCTGCGCCGCATGCCCGGCAATCCGGCCGAACTCCGCGTGCTGCCGGGCCTGTACTGGCGCCTGATCACCGAACAGGCCGGCCGCAACTTCTTCGACGACGAATGGAAGGTGGCACCTGAAGCCGACCGCATCGGCTATCGCTTCCGCGGTGGCCGGCCGTTCAGTTTCGAGCCGCGCGAACAGCCCTTCGGCGCCGGCTCCGACCCGTCGAACATCGTCGATGGCTGCTATCAATATGGCTCGATTCAGGTGCCGGGCGGGTCCGAACCCATCGTGCTGCACCGCGATGCCGTCTCGGGCGGCGGCTATTTCACCCTGGGCGCGGTGATCTCGGCCGATATGGATCTGGTCGGGCAGTTGCAGCCGCACACCCCCACCCGCTTCGTGAAGGTCGACATGCAGGCGGCGCTTGCCGCCCGCAAGGAGCGGGCGGCGCAGATCGCCCGGCTCCACGACGCCCTGAGTTGACCCCCGCCCTGAGCTGACCAACGGCCTGAGTTGACCCCCGCATACCTGCATCCGGACGTGGGAGAGCGTCCGGATGCAGCCCTCACCGCCAAGGCCTGAGCAGGAAAACCTGCCGAAAACAAGAACAAACACGCAACAACGTGAACGCACAAGACGACATCAGAGGCTCCATGTCATGAAAAAGCTCGCGATCGCACTCATGGCCGGCACGCTGTTTGCCGGCATCGCCCAGTCGTCCGGGTCCGCCCGGGCCGCCGACTGGTTTCCCTATCCCGCGGCGGAGATCACGCCTGCCTTCGCGGCCGACGGCACCTCGGCGGATGTCGATTACGTGCCGCTCGACAAGGCGTCCCAGCCCTGGAACATCTGCGTCTCGTTCCCGCATATGAAGGACGCCTACTGGCTGGGCGTCGATTACGGCGTGGCCGAGGAAGCCCGCCGGCTGGGCGTGAAGATGAACGTGGTCGAGGCCGGCGGCTATACCGAGCTTGCCAAGCAGATCAGCCAGATCGAGGATTGCGTCGCCGCCGGCGCGCAGGCGGTGGTGATCGGTGCCATCTCGTTCGACGGCCTGAACAATCTGGTCGGCGAGCTGGCCGCGAAGAACATCCCCGTGGTCGACGTGATCAATGGCATTTCCTCGCCCAAGCTGGCGGCGAAGTCGCTGGTGTCGTTCTACACCATGGGCAACGAGACCGGCCGCTATCTGGCGGCCAAGCACCCCGCCGGATCGGACCCGGTGAAGGTGGGCTGGTTCCCCGGGCCGGCGGGCGCCGGCTGGGTGGAAGCGGCCCATAAGGGGTTCATGGAGGCCGTGAAGGGCTCGGCGGTCGAGGTGCTGGAGCCGCGTTATGGCGACACCGGCAAGGAAGCCCAGCTCCGGCTGGTTGAAGACGTGCTTCAGGCAACGCCGGATGTCGCTTATATCGCCGGCACCGCCGTCACCGCCGAAGCGGCCCAGGGCCTGCTGCGCGAACGCGGTCTGACCGACAAGGTCGGCATCCTGGCGTTCTATATGACGCCGGGCGTGTATCAGGGCATCAAGCGCGGCTTCATCGAGGCGGCGCCGGCCGACAGCATGGTCATTCAGGGCCGGATCGCCATCGATCAGGCGGTGCGGGTTCTGGAAGGCAAGGATTACGTCAAGCATGTCGGCCCGAAGATCTTCGTGGTCGACCAGAAGACCATCGGCGATGTGGCGCGCGAGAGCATTCTGCCGCCCGAAAACTTCAGCCCGGTCTTCAGCGTGAACTGAGGCACGGCACCGGTTCCATGCCGGTGCCTCGCCGTCAGACCGGCACAGGCCGCCGGGGTTCAAGCCCCCGGCCCGGCGGCCCGCCGGCCGACCTGCCACGTCCCCCCGCTGGACATGTTCACACGCAGGCAAGCCCGAGGCCATGAGCCAGACACTGATCGAAACCCGCGCGCTGACCAGGCGCTATCCGGGTGTCGTGGCGCTGAACGCGGTCGATTTCGACCTGAGGCGCGGCGAAGTCCATGTGCTGTTCGGCGAGAATGGCGCCGGAAAGTCCACCCTGATCTCGATGCTGGCGGGCGCATCGACACCCAGTGACGGCCAGATCCTGATGCATGGCCGGCCGGTCACCTTCCAGTCGGTGGCCGACGCCCGCGCCGCCGGCATTTCAGCGGTGTTCCAGGAATTCTCGCTGGTGCCCACCCTGACCGTGGCCGAGAACCTGTTTCTGGGCAACGAGCCGCGCAAGGGACCGTTCGTCGATCGCGCCGCCATGCGCCGCGGCGCCGAGGCGCTGTTCGCACGCCTGGATTTCCGGATAGATCCGCGCCGCCGGGTGTCGGAGCTCAGCCGCGCCGAACAGCAGATGGTCGAGATCGCCAAGGCCCTGCATGGCGATGTCGCCATGCTGATCCTCGACGAACCCACGGCATCGCTGACCGATCGTGAGGTCGATCATCTGTTCGCCGTGGTCGGCGCCATGAAGGCACAGGGCGTCGGCATCATCTATATCTCGCACCGCATCCAGGAATTCGCCCGGATCGCCGATCGCATCACCGTGCTGCGTGACGGCGCAAAAATCGACACGGTCACCATGGCCGGTACCAGCGAGGCAAAGCTGGTGGAGATGATGGCCGGCCGCGCGATCACCGAAATCTATCCCGCCATTGCCCATTCGCCCGGGCTGTCGGTGCTGACTGTCCGCGATCTGGCGGCCTGGGGCGTGCATGGCGTGGATATCGACATCCGCCCCGGCGAAGTCCTGGGCGTCGCCGGGCTGGTCGGCTCGGGCAAGTCGCGCGCCTTCAGGGCGATGATGGGCCTGTTGCCAATCGCGCGCGGCCGGGTCATTCGCCATGATCCGGCACCCGATGCTGGCGCGGCGACGGCCCTGGATCTGACCGGCGCCAGCACCCGCCAGATGATGCAGGCGGGGGTCTATTACCTGCCGCCCGACCGCAAGACCGAAGGCCTGCAGATGGCCTTCACCGTTCGAGACAATCTGGTCCAGGGCATCATGCCGGCCATGGCCAGCCGGGGTGGGCTGCTGCCCTGGCGCCGCATCCGCGCCCATACCGAAGAGGTGGCGACCCGTGTGGAGCTGCCGGTGGCCTATCGTGGCCGGCTGGCCGCGCAGCTTTCGGGCGGCAATCAGCAGAAAACCCTGTTCGGGCGCGGGCTTGGCCAGGATTACGACATCTATATCTTCGACGAGCCCACGGTCGGTGTCGACATGGGGGCCAGGGCCGCGATCTACCGGCTGATCCGCGATCTGGCCGAGGCCGGCAAGGCGGTGGTGGTGATTTCGTCGGACCTGCCCGAAGCCATGAACCTCGCCCACCGGCTGGTGGTGTTCTCTCGCGGGAAGATCGCGGCCGAACTCGACCGCGCGGACATCAACGAAGCGGCCGTCCTGGCCCATTTCTTCGCGGAAGACGCGGAAGAGGAGATCGGTGCATGACCGAGACGCCCGCAACCCAATCCGGTCCCATGGCCACTGTCACCCCGGGCCGCGCCACCACGATCGCGGCGGTCGCCCGTCGCCTGTTCATCCGGCTGGGGGTTCTGCCGTTCTTTCTGGCCGGTGCGCTGATCATCTTCTCGATCACCTCCGACCGCTTCCTCAGTGTCGACAACCTGGTCAATGTCGCGCGCCAGTCGGTGTATCTGCTGCTGGTGTCGCTGGGCCAGATGCTGGTGCTGATCACCGGCGGCTTCGACCTCTCGGTGGGGGCGGCTGTCGCCGTCACCTCGGTGGTCTCGGCGCTGGCCATGACCACCCTCGGCGCAATGTTTCCGGATGCCGTCTGGCTGGTGATCATCGGCGGCGCCCTGGCCGGCTTCTGCGCCGCCGCGCTGATCGGGCTCGGCAACGGCATCGGCGTCGCCTATTTCGGCGTCTCGCCATTCATCATGACCCTGGGCGTCAGCTCGGTCGCGGCCGGCATATCGTTGTTCCTCACCGGCGGCGTGCCGGTTTCGGGGCTGCCCTTCGCGTTCGCCGATCTGTTCGGCTTCGGGCGCCTGTTCGGCGTGCCGGTGCCGGTGCTGGTGGCGATCGTGGCGGCGCTGGCCATGTGGGTGGTGATGACCCGCACCCGCATCGGCATGCATGTCTATGCGATCGGCGGCAACATGAAGGCGGCGCATCTGTCGGCCATCCACACCCGGCGCACGCTGATCTTCGCTTATGTGATCTGTGCGCTGATCGCCTCGCTGACCGGGTTGCTGCTGACCGCACGGGTCGAATCGGGCGAGGCCAATCTGGGCGGCACCATCGCGCTTGAAAGCATCGCCGCCTGCGTTATTGCCGGCGTGTCACTGCGTGGCGGCATCGGCCGGGTCGAGAATGTGGTCCTCGGCGCCTTCTTCATCGTTCTGGTCCAGAACGGCATGAACCTGGCGCAGGTCAGTTCGTATATGCAGATGGTGCTTCTGGGCCTGTTGCTGATCCTGGCGGTGGTCTTCGACCAGATCCGCTATCGGATGCTGATGGGGCGGGGTTGACCGCTATTCATCCAGTCGTGGGGCGTCGGGCGTGCAATGCGAGGCGCGGGGCGCGGCCAGGAAAGACGCCCCGCCTCGGTCTTGCCGGCGACGCCCCCGGCACACACAATAACCTGTGGGCCAATTTGGATGATCCTATTTACGCACCACTTGTTCTCACTCGTGTACCTCTGATAGAGTGATGGCCGTTACAAATAGCGTCTGACCGCAAACTACCTTCGTCAATGGTGTTGATTATCCCATTTTCGCAAAACTCCGTCTTTGCGAAATATGACAACAATAAACCCGAAGGGTCGGCAGAATGGCATCCATCACCCTCACGGTCGACAATCTGTCGGCAGTTCCCGATACCGACTTATACCTTGGATTCTGGGGCTCATCGCTCAACGCGAGCATCAATGGCACGGCCATGACCGCGCAGAGCTGGTACGCCCTTTCAACAATCAACAGCTTCATTATCAACAATACGACCAGTGGTCGTATATATGTGGCTTATGCAAAAAATGGCTGCACTATAAATCCGAATGCATCGATCCTGTCAGACAATGACAATGTCTTCGACAAATTCGAGCTGACCTTCGATGGAACCGTCTACAGTTGCGCGGATCTGACCGCGATCGACTTCTGGAGCATTCCGATGAGCCTGTCGACCTCGCTGAATAAGGTGCCTGTAGGGCATCTGGCGGGGCTGACCGGTACAACCACCGCCGCCGACCTCTACACAGCACTGGCGGCGCTGAGCAATCCCGTGCAATCGACACCGACGGCAAAGGCGGTGATCGAAGCCTTCGCCAAGGACGGCAACGCCCTGCCAACCGGCGTTGCCGATCAACTGCTCTCACCCGCGTCAGGCGTGGTCACCAACGGGGCTGGCGATTTTGTCAGGATCATCGGCCCCAACAGCTATCCGCCCTTCGGATCGCCCTCAACCGATGCCCTGCCCGGCCTTCCCGCCACGCCCTACAACACCTTCCTGTCCTATTACGATGCCTTGATCAGCAGCTTCGGCCCCGGCACGGCCTCGCCCGCCCCTGGTTTCACCAGCCTCGGTAATGGCCGCATCGCCACGATCAAGGGACAATTTGCCGGCAACTCCCAAGAGACTGGTCCAAGCTATGCGGCCCAGTCCTACGATCTCAAAGCCTCAATCGATAAGGCCGGCACGATCACGCTCGCTG contains the following coding sequences:
- a CDS encoding 5-oxoprolinase subunit B family protein, producing MKTRYSFGGDEHIFVEMDEEMSLDAFFKALTMSKAVRAADIDGVTEVCPANASFQVKFDPDRISPEEMLARLKAFEDEAGTATKRLDTRIIEIPVYYQDPWTHETLMRFRERHQDPSGTDLDYAARINGFDSAAEFITAHHSAPWFVSMVGFVAGLPFLYQLVDRDRQLQVPKYLRPRTDTPKHTVGYGGCFSCIYSVRGAGGYQMFGITPMPIYDPEQSVSYLKDFMVFFRPGDIVKWKPIDRAEFDRITAEVAANRYSPRIREVSFDLDDFKADIDGTNARLMEALHGD
- a CDS encoding 5-oxoprolinase subunit C family protein encodes the protein MAIKVLNPGLATTVQDQGRPGYFHLGIPVSGAMDSYALTAANLLVGNPATAAGLEAVFLGPQLEFQRDATVAITGADLPPKLDGEPRPGWTAFKVRAGQVLSFDYLKSGARAYIAVSGGIDTPLALGSRSTYALGALGGMHGRAIAAGDLLPMGDGPGADDGRSVAPTLRRMPGNPAELRVLPGLYWRLITEQAGRNFFDDEWKVAPEADRIGYRFRGGRPFSFEPREQPFGAGSDPSNIVDGCYQYGSIQVPGGSEPIVLHRDAVSGGGYFTLGAVISADMDLVGQLQPHTPTRFVKVDMQAALAARKERAAQIARLHDALS
- the torT gene encoding TMAO reductase system periplasmic protein TorT: MKKLAIALMAGTLFAGIAQSSGSARAADWFPYPAAEITPAFAADGTSADVDYVPLDKASQPWNICVSFPHMKDAYWLGVDYGVAEEARRLGVKMNVVEAGGYTELAKQISQIEDCVAAGAQAVVIGAISFDGLNNLVGELAAKNIPVVDVINGISSPKLAAKSLVSFYTMGNETGRYLAAKHPAGSDPVKVGWFPGPAGAGWVEAAHKGFMEAVKGSAVEVLEPRYGDTGKEAQLRLVEDVLQATPDVAYIAGTAVTAEAAQGLLRERGLTDKVGILAFYMTPGVYQGIKRGFIEAAPADSMVIQGRIAIDQAVRVLEGKDYVKHVGPKIFVVDQKTIGDVARESILPPENFSPVFSVN
- a CDS encoding sugar ABC transporter ATP-binding protein produces the protein MSQTLIETRALTRRYPGVVALNAVDFDLRRGEVHVLFGENGAGKSTLISMLAGASTPSDGQILMHGRPVTFQSVADARAAGISAVFQEFSLVPTLTVAENLFLGNEPRKGPFVDRAAMRRGAEALFARLDFRIDPRRRVSELSRAEQQMVEIAKALHGDVAMLILDEPTASLTDREVDHLFAVVGAMKAQGVGIIYISHRIQEFARIADRITVLRDGAKIDTVTMAGTSEAKLVEMMAGRAITEIYPAIAHSPGLSVLTVRDLAAWGVHGVDIDIRPGEVLGVAGLVGSGKSRAFRAMMGLLPIARGRVIRHDPAPDAGAATALDLTGASTRQMMQAGVYYLPPDRKTEGLQMAFTVRDNLVQGIMPAMASRGGLLPWRRIRAHTEEVATRVELPVAYRGRLAAQLSGGNQQKTLFGRGLGQDYDIYIFDEPTVGVDMGARAAIYRLIRDLAEAGKAVVVISSDLPEAMNLAHRLVVFSRGKIAAELDRADINEAAVLAHFFAEDAEEEIGA
- a CDS encoding ABC transporter permease, with the translated sequence MATVTPGRATTIAAVARRLFIRLGVLPFFLAGALIIFSITSDRFLSVDNLVNVARQSVYLLLVSLGQMLVLITGGFDLSVGAAVAVTSVVSALAMTTLGAMFPDAVWLVIIGGALAGFCAAALIGLGNGIGVAYFGVSPFIMTLGVSSVAAGISLFLTGGVPVSGLPFAFADLFGFGRLFGVPVPVLVAIVAALAMWVVMTRTRIGMHVYAIGGNMKAAHLSAIHTRRTLIFAYVICALIASLTGLLLTARVESGEANLGGTIALESIAACVIAGVSLRGGIGRVENVVLGAFFIVLVQNGMNLAQVSSYMQMVLLGLLLILAVVFDQIRYRMLMGRG